The Anabrus simplex isolate iqAnaSimp1 chromosome 1, ASM4041472v1, whole genome shotgun sequence genome window below encodes:
- the LOC136880465 gene encoding distal membrane-arm assembly complex protein 2 produces the protein MSVNILRKNLLTRKLTSYSSVFNTVVRFSSADDTKEKKPFRIPWHQQEGEWYSAFKLFAPEKGMKPDIVRFLQTPIDLRPQKIRKWWLKRKELKAIMNQGFIPERHEILGNDLAAAHFIVYRNGSIKFCGRTDWVKQNEEEEYDLPEKYVPDLYVEAIDASNMPIYYEGLRNLYGLKHLKWLSFNSCPYFDDWCMDRISGEYMETLEYLDISNCRNVTERGLCALYRFQKLQTLKVHNLANSKTFQLVCLLLEDIMPNLKIDGVEYMKLEENV, from the coding sequence ATGTCAGTTAATATCCTGAGGAAGAATTTACTTACAAGGAAACTAACATCTTATTCAAGTGTGTTTAACACTGTTGTTCGCTTTTCGTCCGCAGATGATACAAAGGAAAAGAAACCTTTTCGAATACCTTGGCATCAGCAAGAAGGAGAATGGTACAGTGCTTTCAAATTATTTGCTCCTGAGAAGGGAATGAAACCTGATATAGTTAGGTTCTTACAGACACCAATCGATTTACGCCCGCAAAAAATTCGTAAATGGTGGCTTAAAAGAAAGGAATTAAAAGCAATAATGAACCAAGGATTTATTCCAGAACGCCATGAAATTTTGGGGAATGATTTGGCAGCAGCTCATTTCATTGTGTATCGTAATGGATCTATCAAATTCTGTGGTAGAACTGATTGGGTGAAACAGAACGAAGAAGAAGAGTATGACCTTCCTGAGAAATATGTTCCAGATTTGTATGTGGAAGCCATAGATGCTTCTAATATGCCTATTTACTATGAAGGTCTTCGTAATTTGTATGGACTGAAGCACTTGAAATGGTTGAGTTTTAACAGTTGTCCGTATTTTGATGACTGGTGTATGGATCGTATAAGTGGTGAATATATGGAGACTTTAGAATACTTGGACATTAGTAATTGTCGTAATGTGACAGAGCGTGGACTTTGTGCGTTATATAGGTTTCAGAAGCTACAGACTTTGAAAGTGCATAACTTAGCTAACTCTAAAACCTTTCAGTTAGTTTGTCTTTTACTTGAGGATATTATGCCAAACCTTAAAATAGATGGAGTAGAATACATGAAACTAGAAGAAAATGTATAA